In one Arachis duranensis cultivar V14167 chromosome 9, aradu.V14167.gnm2.J7QH, whole genome shotgun sequence genomic region, the following are encoded:
- the LOC107467980 gene encoding lectin encodes MASNSKIPLSLPLLASMAIFLILLHSANSADVTTFLFDRFDQSNENLLIIQGDASVSSNGALQLTRVDSSGVPQGGSVGRALYSDPIPLYDKSTGAVASIFTSFIFLISSPSDTPGDGLTFFLASPDTTIPPNSGGGYLGLFSASNALNNTRKELVGFKSTSDKVVAVEFDTYPNLNLGDPDYKHIGIDVNSIKSEVTAEWDFQNGELVAVTIFYNPYGKTLRVFASYPNGYNVDFTHDIDLTTVLPEQVRVGFSGATGQYSQINNIISWSFGSILGKSFRVEKGGIASVV; translated from the coding sequence ATGGCGTCTAACTCCAAAATACCCTTATCCCTTCCCCTTCTTGCCTCCATGGCCATCTTCCTCATCCTACTCCACAGTGCGAACTCAGCGGATGTCACCACTTTCCTCTTCGACAGGTTCGATCAAAGTAACGAGAATCTCCTCATCATCCAAGGCGACGCTTCCGTTTCAAGCAACGGAGCCTTGCAACTCACTAGGGTTGACAGCAGTGGCGTCCCACAAGGAGGTAGCGTCGGCCGAGCCTTGTACTCCGATCCCATTCCGCTCTACGATAAATCCACCGGAGCAGTAGCATCCATATTCACCTCCTTtatcttcctcatttcttcaccTTCTGATACCCCGGGTGACGGCCTTACCTTCTTCCTCGCTTCGCCGGATACTACTATCCCTCCTAACTCCGGTGGTGGCTACCTTGGCCTCTTTAGCGCCTCGAATGCACTCAACAACACGCGCAAAGAGCTCGTTGGTTTTAAATCCACATCTGACAAAGTTGTTGCTGTTGAATTTGATACGTACCCTAATCTCAATCTCGGGGATCCCGATTACAAACACATCGGAATTGATGTGAACTCTATTAAGTCGGAAGTTACCGCTGAATGGGACTTTCAAAATGGAGAACTGGTGGCGGTAACAATATTCTATAATCCCTATGGCAAGACTCTTAGAGTTTTTGCATCTTACCCTAATGGTTACAACGTGGACTTCACTCATGACATAGATTTGACCACTGTTCTTCCTGAACAAGTTAGGGTAGGGTTCTCTGGTGCCACTGGACAGTACTCAcaaattaataacataatatCTTGGTCTTTTGGTTCAATCTTAGGGAAAAGCTTTAGGGTTGAGAAAGGTGGTATTGCAAGTGTTGTGTAA
- the LOC107467989 gene encoding lectin, whose translation MAIPKKHHSSTLPLVLTFITFYCLNVVTSVTYSTTFTYDRFDSDTDLLMQGNAVFSPNFALELTKERNGIPQSGSVGRTFSTFPIVLHMSGKVATISTSFVLNISQPNSTATPADGITFFIAPISDLPPRSGGGFLGLFSNQTNSSSTTSIVAVEFDTYPNLDIGDPNYRHIGINVNSIKSSATSRWNFQSGEPLNVTITYDPSLKRLRVVASYPNGNNHVDVAYRINFGSVLPEQVYAGFSGSTGKYAEVNHVNSWSFNSTLVV comes from the coding sequence ATGGCTATCCCAAAGAAACACCACTCATCTACTCTTCCACTTGTTCTCACCTTCATAACATTCTACTGTCTCAATGTAGTGACCTCTGTAACCTACTCCACCACCTTTACCTACGATCGGTTCGACTCCGACACCGACCTCCTCATGCAAGGCAACGCGGTCTTTTCCCCCAACTTCGCCTTGGAACTCACCAAAGAACGGAACGGTATCCCCCAATCCGGCAGCGTCGGTCGTACGTTCTCCACCTTTCCGATAGTTTTACACATGTCCGGAAAGGTGGCCACCATTTCCACTTCATTTGTCTTGAATATCTCTCAACCTAACTCCACCGCTACTCCCGCCGATGGCATCACCTTCTTCATCGCTCCCATCTCTGACCTACCACCGCGCTCCGGCGGGGGGTTTCTCGGACTCTTCAGCAATCAAACCAATTCTTCATCAACCACTTCAATTGTCGCAGTCGAATTTGATACATACCCTAATCTTGATATTGGGGATCCAAACTATAGACACATTGGAATTAACGTTAATTCCATCAAATCCTCCGCTACTTCTCGGTGGAATTTTCAAAGTGGAGAACCATTGAATGTAACAATAACCTATGATCCTTCACTTAAAAGGCTAAGGGTTGTTGCTTCTTACCCTAATGGAAACAATCACGTTGATGTAGCTTATCGCATTAATTTTGGAAGTGTTCTTCCTGAACAGGTTTATGCAGGTTTCTCTGGTTCAACCGGAAAATATGCAGAAGTGAACCACGTCAATTCTTGGAGTTTCAATTCAACCTTAGTTGTGTAA